A portion of the Salarias fasciatus chromosome 15, fSalaFa1.1, whole genome shotgun sequence genome contains these proteins:
- the LOC115402199 gene encoding myotubularin-related protein 9-like, whose translation MEFAELIKTPRVDGVVLHRPFLPTVEGTLCLTGHHLILSSRQDNTEELWLLHSNIDSIEKRFVGSLGSIIVKCKDLRVIQLDIPGMEECLNIASSVEALSTLDIVSLMYPFFYRPMFEVLEDGWNSFLPLDAFKDLESMTDEWRLSEVNQDFSVCPSYPPLVAVPKDVDDDTLRKVATFRHGGRFPVLSYYHKKNGMVMMRAGQPLTGTNGRRCKEDEKLINATLRPGKRGYIIDTRTINVAQQAKARGGGFESEANYPQWRRIHKTIERSNVLQESLIKLVEACNDQSHSMDRWLSKLEASSWQTHVKEILTTACLAAQCIDREGASVLVHGTEGTDSTLQVTSLAQIILDPACRTIKGFQGLVEREWLQAGHPFQQRCAQSAYSNSKPRQEAPVFLLFLDCVWQILRQFPCSFEFTESFLVLLFEHAYASQFGTFLGNSAAERARLSLPEKTVSLWSWVNRPQELEHFTNPLYEANSLVIWPSVAPQSLLLWEGVFLRWNRSSRSLDEAYEEMVHIIEYNKELQNKVNSLRRQLAQLETEDPLLHTP comes from the exons ATGGAGTTTGCAGAGTTGATAAAGACACCCAGGGTGGACGGGGTTGTCCTACATCGTCCTTTCCTGCCCACTGTTGAAGGGACCCTCTGTCTGACTGGTCATCACCTCATTCTGTCCTCCAGACAGGACAACACAGAGGAGCTGTGGCTGCTCCACTCAAACATCGACTCCATAGAAAAGAG ATTTGTAGGGTCCTTGGGAAGCATCATTGTCAAATGCAAAGACTTGAGGGTGATCCAGCTCGACATCCCTGGTATGGAGGAGTGTCTCAACATTGCCAGCTCtgttgag GCCCTGTCCACTCTTGATATAGTTTCACTGATGTACCCATTTTTCTACCGACCGATGTTTGAAGTcttagaagatggatggaattcGTTTCTTCCACTGGATGCCTTTAAAGATTTGGAGTCCATG ACGGACGAGTGGAGACTCAGCGAGGTCAACCAGGACTTCAGTGTGTGTCCGTCATACCCGCCTCTGGTGGCCGTGCCCAAAGACGTGGACGACGACACACTGAGGAAAGTTGCTACTTTCCGTCACGGTGGCCGCTTTCCCGTCCTCAGCTACTATCACAAAAAGAATGGCATG GTGATGATGCGAGCCGGACAGCCGCTGACGGGCACGAATGGACGACGGTGCAAAGAGGATGAGAAGCTTATCAATGCCACCCTGCGGCCGGGAAAACGTGGATACATCATTGATACGCGCACCATCAACGTGGCCCAGCAGGCCAAAGCACGAGGTGGAGGATTCGAGTCTGAGGCTAACTACCCTCAGTGGAGGAGGATCCACAAAACCATCGAAAG GTCGaacgtcctgcaggagagccTGATTAAGCTGGTGGAGGCTTGTAATGACCAGTCCCACAGCATGGACCGCTGGTTAAGCAAGCTGGAAGCCTCCAGCTGGCAGACTCACGTCAAGGAGATCCTCACCACTGCCTGCCTGGCTGCCCAGTGCATTGACAG GGAGGGAGCCTCGGTGCTTGTTCACGGCACAGAAGGGACAGATTCCACTCTCCAGGTGACCTCGTTGGCTCAGATCATCCTTGATCCGGCTTGCAGGACCATCAAAGGCTTCCAGGGTCTAGTGGAGCGAGAGTGGCTCCAG GCAGGTCATCCATTCCAGCAGCGCTGTGCTCAGTCTGCCTACTCCAACAGCAAGCCTCGCCAGGAAGCGCccgtcttcctgctcttcctggACTGCGTGTGGCAGATCCTCCGCCAGTTTCCCTGCTCCTTTGAATTCACTGAGAGCTTCCTGGTGCTGCTGTTCGAGCACGCCTATGCCTCTCAGTTCGGTACATTCCTGGGCAACAGCGCAGCTGAGAG agcCAGACTGTCTCTGCCTGAGAAGACAGTGTCCCTGTGGTCATGGGTGAATCGACCCCAGGAGCTGGAACACTTCACCAACCCCCTCTACGAGGCAAACAGTCTCGTGATCTGGCCTTCTGTCGCCCCTCAGAGTCTGCTGCTGTGGGAAG